Proteins co-encoded in one Aspergillus flavus chromosome 2, complete sequence genomic window:
- a CDS encoding sensor histidine kinase/response regulator — protein MHSRESSGGGWEGGPRKYAYNREGAREREMHLYLPYWGFSDSEKHAQQSIGTHPNVSRDNVLTVFAQLAALRMGAQRALISLFDKTMQHVVAESTPGLSLRGTEGCEQTEALWLGVRRLPRQKITMCYHAVRSFVEDEQDIFVAADLAEDERFKHHPSVTGYPHNRFYVSVPIRSPDAYVIGTVAVLDDRPRDGVSDEQVRFLKELSATVMDHLLSQRAMREEYREEKMVRALGLFVRGKSDLAEWFSSRNTSDKKYGSKMAHVNRRLEQLQVSGSSPDEDEKQECVNGDGEAPKGKAREQKKHRHKSPVRKFENHQEAESGDEDEADNKKSKRQRPRLSPTTSQLQETLTPSSVRSVVNRAASLIYQALDVEGTMFIDASVYARRQTVGSTETTHDTPGAYNVENKTDEDQIPSASYPESGFSGSSDDEKEARSLVLGHFTSSTSDQAENLKDSHYVSLSGAFVSHLIDRYPKGKIFHIEEDGSIALSYEGLADDMDYSESGGRGAQTTDAHKKDVQQETMDLKQLMKVLPDARCIAIYPVWDFQRSRWFTINLVWTDDPGRVLSEPKDLTYMAAFSNTVMAEVSRLDLEAADRAKGDFISSISHELRSPLHGLLGTVELLQDMVNSYAQRSLIETIYSCGRTLLDTLNHLLDYAKINTLTRPRPSDVAGKQGETDVSKPQSAVPGFLQDEDLGVLVQEVVEGLLAGAEYQRRGPNDNNEVALKNDTNNPESRLMTIVDIEWQDSWQFSVYAGAWRRVVMNLFGNALKYTRTGYIRLLMKKDTLIIDGKDPRPAVHITISDSGRGMSKDFLQNHLYSAFLQEDTTSPGLGVGLHLVHQIVRSLNGQIKFTSEVDRGTSVDVVLPVTPPERSTSIQSSDYPSLRDKLNGMTVSLFTRSSQKGDLGFDSQKFEDVLSSLGHMVSGWFGLRVLNQKELDHERPDFAIITEHEYYKYYQPGSNEPAPDSSEIKPSLPLIVLSARTSSWKALGESADESVIFLTQPVSPKTLSTAFEHCLGLSGPSQHSMPQRHHSPAIPVRESSQRSNRAPEIKDNNSDSADVDKTDVDGVASDNKQGPSDDEREAQAKSLSGNILLVEDNQVNLKIIEMCVKSAGFKYQTAVNGQDALEKFKNDRYDAVVMDISMPVMDGLTATREMRHFERKKKLPPATIIILTAVLSASMQHETMMSGANMFLTKPTPLKQLKETLRKLSEGKDVSDDMRS, from the exons ATGCATTCCCGTGAAAGTTCAGGGGGAGGCTGGGAAGGGGGCCCTCGCAAGTACGCCTACAATCGCGAGGGAGCCCGGGAACGAGAGATGCACCT CTATCTTCCATACTGGGGGTTTTCGGATTCCGAGAAACATGCCCAGCAATCGATTGGAACCCATCCGAATGTGTCACGCGACAATGTCTTGACAGTCTTTGCGCAACTTGCTGCACTACGAATGGGCGCTCAAAGAGCCCTGATATCACTTTTTGATAAGACCATGCAACATGTCGTAGCCGAATCAACCCCGGGACTAAGCTTGCGCGGTACCGAGGGGTGTGAGCAAACAGAAGCCTTATGGCTGGGCGTTCGTCGCCTCCCGCGCCAAAAGATCACAATGTGCTACCATGCAGTAAGATCATTCGTGGAGGACGAACAGGACATTTTTGTGGCGGCAGACCTGGCTGAAGACGAGCGATTCAAACACCACCCATCGGTAACTGGCTATCCGCATAACAGATTTTACGTGTCTGTGCCAATCCGGTCACCGGATGCATATGTCATTGGGACGGTGGCAGTCCTCGATGACCGGCCAAGAGATGGAGTCAGTGATGAACAAGTACGCTTCTTGAAAGAACTCTCGGCGACGGTCATGGATCACTTACTGTCGCAACGAGCGATGCGAGAGGAGTATcgtgaggagaagatggttcGGGCCTTAGGATTGTTCGTCAGAGGAAAGTCAGATCTGGCCGAGTGGTTCAGCAGTCGAAATACATCGGACAAGAAGTACGGGTCGAAGATGGCGCATGTGAACAGGAGATTGGAGCAATTACAAGTCTCTGGATCGAGCcccgatgaggatgaaaagCAGGAATGCGTGAATGGGGACGGGGAAGCACCAAAAGGCAAAGCcagagaacagaagaagcacaGACATAAATCCCCTGTTCGGAAATTTGAAAACCACCAGGAAGCGGAGAGTggggatgaagacgaggcAGATAacaaaaagagcaaaaggcAGCGGCCCCGGCTTTCCCCAACTACCAGCCAACTTCAAGAAACACTTACCCCGTCCAGTGTCCGATCGGTCGTCAACCGCGCCGCTTCTTTGATCTATCAGGCACTGGATGTCGAAGGGACAATGTTCATCGATGCAAGCGTGTATGCTCGGCGACAAACCGTGGGTTCTACCGAGACTACCCATGACACCCCAGGAGCATACAACGTGGAAAATAAAACAGACGAGGACCAGATCCCTTCTGCCTCATACCCAGAGTCTGGGTTCTCAGGGTCTTCCGACGACGAGAAAGAGGCCAGAAGTCTGGTCCTTGGTCACTTCACCTCCTCTACATCTGACCAAGCCGAGAACCTGAAGGATAGTCATTATGTATCTCTCTCTGGTGCTTTTGTGAGTCATCTCATTGATCGGTACCCTAAGGGGAAGATCTTTCATATCGAAGAGGATGGCTCCATCGCATTAAGTTATGAGGGATTGGCGGATGACATGGATTATTCAGAAAGTGGTGGACGTGGCGCACAGACTACGGATGCCCATAAGAAAGATGTACAGCAGGAAACTATGGACCTCAAGCAACTTATGAAGGTTCTACCGGACGCGAGATGCATTGCCATATATCCTGTCTGGGATTTTCAGCGAAGTCGTTGGTTTACAATTAATCTAGTCTGGACTGACGATCCGGGCAGAGTGTTGTCGGAGCCAAAGGATCTAACATACATGGCGGCATTCAGTAACACGGTCATGGCCGAGGTGTCGCGTTTAGACCTGGAGGCAGCCGACCGAGCCAAGGGCGATTTCATTTCTTCTATATCTCATGAATTGCGGTCGCCTTTGCATGGCTTACTCGGGACTGTGGAGCTGCTCCAAGATATGGTGAACTCCTACGCGCAACGGTCGTTGATCGAGACCATATACAGTTGCGGGCGGACCCTGTTAGATACGTTaaatcatcttcttgattatGCTAAGATTAATACCCTCACCCGACCACGGCCGTCAGACGTGGCTGGTAAACAAGGAGAAACGGACGTGTCCAAACCCCAATCAGCGGTGCCTGGCTTTCTTCAGGATGAAGACCTGGGCGTGTTGGTACAGGAGGTGGTCGAGGGCCTTCTTGCCGGAGCGGAATATCAGCGTCGCGGGCCAAATGACAATAATGAGGTCGCTTTGAAAAACGATACCAATAATCCAGAGTCTCGACTCATGACTATTGTGGATATCGAGTGGCAGGATAGTTGGCAATTCAGTGTTTACGCCGGCGCTTGGCGCAGAGTGGTAATGAATCTATTTGGCAACGCTCTCAAGTACACGCGCACAGGGTACATTCGACtattgatgaagaaagacACGCTAATTATAGACGGCAAGGACCCTAGACCGGCAGTTCACATTACGATCAGTGACTCTGGGCGTGGCATGTCTAAAGACTTTCTTCAGAATCATTTGTACAGTGCCTTTCTCCAAGAGGACACTACATCTCCTGGTCTAGGGGTAGGCCTTCATCTAGTCCATCAAATTGTGAGGTCCTTGAATGGACAGATCAAATTCACAAGTGAAGTCGATCGGGGGACAAGTGTAGATGTTGTTCTCCCTGTCACGCCTCCAGAACGGTCGACCTCTATCCAGTCCTCCGACTATCCCTCCTTGAGAGATAAGCTGAACGGCATGACGGTCTCACTATTCACAAGGAGCTCTCAAAAGGGCGACCTGGGGTTCGACTCGCAAAAGTTTGAAGATGTCCTGTCGAGCCTCGGACATATGGTGTCGGGATGGTTTGGATTACGCGTATTAAACCAGAAAGAACTTGACCATGAACGGCCAGATTTTGCTATTATCACTGAGCATGAGTACTACAAGTACTATCAACCAGGCTCCAATGAGCCGGCGCCAGATAGCTCGGAAATCAAACCCTCGCTTCCATTGATTGTCCTGAGTGCGCGGACAAGTAGCTGGAAAGCATTGGGAGAGAGCGCGGATGAATCGGTTATCTTTCTTACCCAGCC TGTGAGTCCCAAGACTCTCTCAACAGCATTCGAGCATTGTCTGGGATTATCAGGTCCTTCTCAGCACTCAATGCCTCAAAGGCACCACTCCCCTGCCATACCTGTCAGGGAGAGCTCCCAGAGATCTAACAGAGCACCGGAGATCAAAGACAATAACAGTGACTCTGCAGATGTAGACAAGACTGATGTTGACGGTGTCGCTAGCGACAACAAGCAAGGGCCGTCCGACGACGAAAGAGAAGCCCAGGCTAAGTCGCTGTCAGGCAACATTCTTCTCGTGGAGGATAACCAAGTCAATCTTAAG ATTATTGAGATGTGTGTCAAGAGCGCTGGGTTTAAATACCAGACTGCAGTCAACGGCCAGGACGCCTTGGAGAAGTTTAAGAACGATCGATATGACGCTGTAGTAATGG ATATCTCTATGCCGGTAATGGACGGTCTGACAGCTACGCGGGAAATGAGACATTTCGAACGCAAGAAGAAGTTACCACCTGCCACTATAATTATACTCACTGCTGTTTTGTCAGCCTCGATGCAGCACGAAACCATGATGAGTGGGGCCAATATGTTTCTCACAAAGCCTACGCCGCTGAAGCAATTGAAAGAAACACTGCGAAAGCTATCTGAAGGGAAGGATGTGTCTGATGATATGCGATCATGA
- a CDS encoding putative GPI anchored cell wall protein yields MMLSKILLSAVCAMTASALPHHYPRGSPVSVAPTTTSIAASSSSSASASASASASASGSGNVQIVNNLGSTVYLWSTSDTSSDTQTISSGGSYSEAWKTESTGGISIKMATTDSETSVLQFEYTADGDTVYWDLSSINLDSDSEFITAGFSATPSDSSCSSASCSAGDTDCAASYQQPDDTDTNSCSASAGITVTLG; encoded by the coding sequence ATGATGCTCTCTAAGATCCTTCTTTCCGCGGTCTGTGCGATGACTGCTTCTGCCCTCCCTCATCACTACCCCAGAGGTAGTCCTGTCAGCGTTGCTCCGACCACCACTTCCATCGCCGCCAGCTCTAGCTCCAGTGCCAGCGCCAGTGCCAGCGCCAGTGCCAGTGCCAGCGGATCTGGCAATGTCCAGATTGTGAACAACCTCGGCAGCACCGTATACCTGTGGTCCACCTCCGACACCTCCAGCGACACGCAGACCATTTCCTCTGGCGGCAGCTATTCCGAGGCTTGGAAGACCGAGTCCACCGGCGGTATCTCCATCAAGATGGCAACCACAGACAGTGAAACCAGCGTCTTGCAATTCGAGTACACCGCGGATGGCGACACCGTTTATTGGGATCTCTCGTCTATCAACCTGGACTCTGACTCGGAATTTATCACCGCTGGCTTCTCGGCCACCCCGAGTGATTCGAGCTGTTCGTCTGCATCCTGCTCCGCGGGAGATACCGACTGCGCCGCTTCGTATCAGCAGCCCGATGACACCGACACTAACAGTTGTTCTGCTAGTGCTGGCATTACGGTCACCCTGGGTTAA
- a CDS encoding RmlC-like cupin domain-containing protein yields MPNTKPMVLPPSTISNLPSESFEDPSRGEVSWRTLFTQPKTPTNDLSAGIAVCPGYSGYLCSHHHAQAEIYYILQGRGVVTIDGVQHKVEKGCAVFIPGGMEHSVTNNAEEELKWLYVFPETKFSDVVYHFTGNGRPKL; encoded by the coding sequence ATGCCGAACACGAAACCGATGGTGCTTCCACCAAGTACCATCTCTAACCTTCCCTCCGAGTCATTCGAAGACCCATCCCGAGGCGAGGTATCGTGGCGCACGCTTTTCACACAGCCAAAGACCCCAACGAACGATCTCTCTGCCGGGATTGCTGTCTGTCCGGGTTATTCTGGATACTTATGCAGCCATCATCATGCTCAGGCCGAGATATACTACATCCTGCAGGGGCGAGGAGTAGTGACTATTGATGGGGTACAACATAAGGTTGAAAAAGGGTGTGCAGTTTTCATTCCGGGTGGCATGGAACATTCAGTTACGAATAATGCGGAAGAAGAGCTGAAATGGCTCTATGTCTTTCCGGAAACCAAGTTTAGTGATGTTGTGTATCATTTTACTGGAAATGGGAGGCCGAAGCTATAG